Proteins encoded in a region of the Novipirellula caenicola genome:
- a CDS encoding S1C family serine protease, translated as MNSLLLNLHRRTVCGVIVLVVVSLGIADTAPAQQSRTPQWLRQGFSIKVSHRRDNGEMMQLVDPILASVQRSVVQVTSGGRPVALGTIVGADGYVLTKRSELSGGDPIRVRLHDGRLLPARVAAVRRSNDLALLKVDADFDFTPAEFYPQQPPVGSFVITPGRTGRPIGIGSLGVLERRVDHKGRLGVVLGNSSNGRARVQGVWPDSGADEAGIEPEDQIIAINGQEVFNSDNVINTLRGMFPGESVQLTILRSGNTMEMNAGIREFGVLQESENDSRVNGPRNVRLSGFDRVFQHDTVLDPDQCGGPVVDSSGRVIGLNIARAGRVVSYALPSSLVLPEMVNMLQEARGSAN; from the coding sequence TTGAATTCATTGCTTTTAAATCTGCATCGACGAACCGTTTGCGGTGTGATCGTCTTGGTGGTTGTCTCGCTGGGGATCGCCGATACGGCACCTGCGCAGCAATCGCGAACGCCTCAGTGGTTGCGTCAAGGATTTAGTATCAAAGTCTCGCACCGCCGCGACAACGGCGAAATGATGCAGCTGGTCGATCCGATCTTGGCTTCGGTGCAGCGGTCCGTGGTTCAAGTGACCAGCGGGGGACGCCCCGTCGCGCTTGGTACGATCGTCGGCGCCGACGGCTATGTGCTGACCAAACGTAGCGAACTCAGTGGCGGTGACCCGATTCGAGTGCGGTTGCATGACGGTCGGTTGTTGCCAGCGCGGGTGGCCGCGGTGCGTCGGTCGAACGATTTGGCGTTGCTGAAAGTGGACGCCGATTTTGATTTCACTCCCGCAGAGTTTTATCCTCAGCAACCTCCGGTGGGCAGCTTTGTAATCACCCCTGGACGCACGGGGCGACCGATTGGGATTGGCAGTCTGGGTGTTTTGGAGCGGCGTGTGGATCACAAAGGGCGGCTCGGTGTCGTGTTGGGCAACAGCAGCAATGGACGAGCGCGAGTGCAAGGAGTTTGGCCCGACAGCGGTGCGGATGAAGCAGGGATTGAACCCGAGGATCAGATCATCGCGATCAACGGACAAGAAGTTTTCAACAGCGACAACGTGATCAACACCTTGCGTGGCATGTTCCCGGGTGAAAGTGTCCAGTTAACGATCCTACGTTCTGGCAACACGATGGAGATGAACGCCGGGATCCGCGAGTTTGGAGTGCTACAAGAATCGGAGAACGATTCGCGAGTCAACGGCCCCCGCAATGTCCGGCTCAGTGGGTTTGATCGCGTGTTCCAGCACGACACGGTGTTGGACCCGGACCAATGTGGCGGTCCCGTGGTCGATTCATCCGGCCGCGTGATCGGATTGAACATTGCCCGCGCCGGCCGCGTCGTCAGCTACGCGTTGCCATCATCGCTAGTGTTGCCCGAGATGGTCAACATGTTGCAAGAAGCCCGCGGATCAGCGAACTAG
- a CDS encoding S1C family serine protease, producing the protein MNSTVALTTPPSNVTPFGVKGLAVFLILLCLAPAVPSVQAQVAVPPSTTINGVAGSGIGSGVGSGVSTGTLVSVPNSLQGLLRRGGTPASLEQMRLLEQQQQQVSKLARDCTVSVQIGAAQGCGVIITDTGYILTAAHVAMRPNKSAVIRMSNGRTVMATTLGMNRSVDAGLIKINDGQNEGQPWPHATLGTSDKLVPGMWCIATGHPGGYDRERGPVTRVGRILTVRPDAIVTDCALIGGDSGGPLFDIEGRLIAVHSRIGNDVADNLHIPVDHYDISWKRLAASEAWGVLPGFRPVLGVSGNQSESVARVREVRKGSPAEDAGLMVDDIVERFGDVKVTDFGSLIKAVADTMPGERVEVWVNRSNQRVRVVVEIGRED; encoded by the coding sequence GTTAACGACCCCTCCTAGCAACGTCACCCCGTTTGGCGTCAAAGGATTGGCGGTGTTTTTGATCCTTTTGTGCCTTGCTCCGGCGGTCCCCTCGGTCCAGGCGCAGGTGGCGGTTCCGCCATCGACCACGATAAATGGTGTGGCAGGGAGTGGAATTGGCAGTGGTGTGGGCAGTGGGGTCAGCACTGGAACGCTGGTTTCGGTTCCAAATTCGCTGCAAGGGCTGCTGCGTCGCGGCGGAACCCCTGCGTCGCTCGAGCAGATGCGACTTCTGGAACAGCAACAGCAACAAGTCTCGAAGCTGGCTCGAGATTGTACTGTCAGCGTCCAGATCGGCGCGGCCCAAGGGTGTGGGGTGATCATTACCGACACCGGGTACATCTTGACCGCCGCCCACGTGGCGATGCGTCCCAACAAAAGTGCGGTGATTCGCATGTCCAACGGTCGCACCGTGATGGCAACGACGTTGGGGATGAACCGCAGTGTCGATGCAGGTTTGATCAAGATCAATGACGGACAAAACGAAGGCCAACCGTGGCCCCATGCGACGCTCGGAACCAGCGATAAATTGGTGCCTGGCATGTGGTGCATCGCGACCGGGCATCCCGGCGGCTACGACCGCGAACGAGGCCCGGTGACTCGGGTTGGCCGTATTCTGACCGTCCGCCCCGACGCGATCGTGACCGATTGTGCGTTGATCGGCGGCGACAGTGGTGGACCGCTGTTTGATATCGAGGGACGCTTGATCGCCGTGCACAGCCGGATTGGCAACGACGTTGCCGACAATTTGCATATTCCGGTGGATCATTACGACATTTCTTGGAAACGGTTGGCCGCCAGCGAAGCGTGGGGGGTACTGCCGGGATTCCGTCCCGTTTTAGGGGTTTCGGGGAATCAATCGGAGTCCGTCGCTCGCGTTCGCGAAGTCCGGAAGGGGTCTCCGGCCGAAGACGCAGGGCTAATGGTGGACGATATAGTCGAGCGTTTTGGCGACGTGAAGGTGACCGATTTTGGATCGCTGATCAAAGCCGTTGCGGACACGATGCCTGGCGAGCGGGTCGAGGTTTGGGTCAACCGTAGCAATCAGCGGGTTCGGGTTGTCGTCGAAATTGGTCGCGAGGATTAG